The Peribacillus simplex genome contains a region encoding:
- the yhbH gene encoding sporulation protein YhbH, whose protein sequence is MSEESNQQYVISQENWSLHRKGYDDQQRHQEKVQEAIKNNLPDLISEESIVMSNGRDVIKIPIRSLDEYKIRYNYDKNKHVGQGDGDSKVGDVVARDGSPSDAGAGKGQGAGDKAGEDYYEAEVSMMELEEALFSQLELPNLQKKEHAEHTLEHIEFNDIRKTGLMGNIDKKKTMISAFKRNALTGNPGFHPIYKEDFKFKTWNEIQKPDSKAVVLAMMDTSGSMGLWEKYMARSFFFWMNRFLRTKYETVEIEFIAHHTEAKVVPEEDFFSKGESGGTICSSVYRKALELIDHKYDPAKFNIYPFHFSDGDNLTSDNVRCVKLVEELMKVSNMFGYGEVNQYNRHSTLMTAYKNIDNEKFRYYILKQKADVFHAMKSFFKDEESKKYA, encoded by the coding sequence ATGTCGGAAGAGAGTAATCAACAGTATGTTATCTCACAGGAAAATTGGTCCCTCCATCGTAAAGGTTATGATGATCAACAACGTCATCAGGAAAAGGTGCAGGAAGCGATCAAGAATAATTTGCCTGATCTAATTTCAGAAGAAAGCATCGTAATGTCAAATGGCCGGGATGTTATCAAGATTCCCATTCGCTCCTTGGATGAATACAAAATTCGATATAACTATGATAAAAACAAACATGTAGGGCAAGGCGATGGAGACAGTAAAGTGGGGGATGTGGTCGCAAGGGATGGCTCACCGTCCGATGCCGGAGCCGGTAAGGGCCAAGGTGCAGGTGACAAGGCCGGCGAGGATTATTATGAAGCTGAAGTGTCGATGATGGAATTGGAGGAAGCCCTGTTCAGTCAATTGGAACTTCCTAATCTTCAGAAGAAAGAACATGCGGAGCACACGCTTGAACACATCGAATTCAACGATATCCGCAAGACAGGCCTAATGGGAAATATCGATAAAAAGAAAACGATGATATCGGCTTTCAAACGGAACGCCTTAACGGGGAACCCAGGTTTTCATCCTATTTATAAGGAAGACTTTAAATTCAAAACCTGGAATGAGATTCAGAAACCTGATTCCAAAGCAGTTGTACTGGCAATGATGGATACTTCCGGAAGTATGGGGTTATGGGAAAAATATATGGCACGAAGCTTCTTCTTTTGGATGAACCGTTTCTTGCGGACAAAATATGAGACGGTGGAAATCGAGTTCATTGCCCATCATACTGAAGCGAAAGTTGTTCCGGAAGAGGATTTCTTTTCAAAAGGGGAAAGCGGCGGTACGATTTGTTCGTCCGTATACCGAAAAGCATTAGAACTTATTGATCATAAATATGACCCCGCGAAGTTTAATATCTATCCGTTTCACTTTTCCGATGGTGATAACCTAACATCAGATAACGTCCGATGCGTTAAGCTTGTTGAAGAACTCATGAAGGTATCCAATATGTTCGGGTATGGGGAAGTCAATCAATACAACCGTCATTCGACATTGATGACAGCTTATAAGAATATCGATAATGAAAAATTCAGGTACTATATTCTTAAGCAAAAGGCTGACGTTTTCCACGCAATGAAGAGCTTTTTTAAAGATGAGGAAAGTAAGAAGTATGCATAA
- a CDS encoding CynX/NimT family MFS transporter, producing the protein MGINQAANQLEQTKMDIKPKVGLLIIGIILLGANLRAPLTSVGPLVTSIRDNLGISNTLSGSLTTLPLLSFALLSPFAPRIARRFGMELTLFLSLILLTIGIGVRSVGGVPTLFMGTILIGLAIAIGNVLLPSLIKHNFARNIGLMTGTYAVSMNLCGAIGSGISIPLASSSGLGWAGALGCWGTLSLITVFLWMPQLRRPFKSGKDVQTVQKDKKINLWRSGLAWQITFFMGLQSFIFYTVITWMPEILEQKGLNADEAGWMLSIMQLAVIPITFLVPIIAGRLQSQRLLVVPPVVFLIAGIFGILYGNTLFIPVCVILIGIGVGTIFSLSMMFFSLRTQSTHEATELSGMAQSFGYLLAAIGPVLFGLLHDITHSWTVPLLMLAAISALIFIVGMRAGNNEYVTTQ; encoded by the coding sequence ATGGGCATTAATCAAGCGGCAAATCAACTAGAACAAACAAAAATGGATATTAAACCCAAGGTTGGACTACTCATCATCGGAATCATTCTTCTTGGGGCAAACCTGAGGGCTCCCTTAACATCTGTTGGCCCCCTTGTCACTTCAATCCGTGATAACCTGGGGATATCCAATACATTATCAGGTTCATTAACGACATTGCCTTTGCTTTCTTTCGCTTTATTATCACCATTTGCACCTAGGATAGCACGGCGTTTTGGAATGGAGCTTACACTTTTCCTTTCCTTGATATTATTAACAATCGGGATTGGGGTACGCTCAGTTGGCGGAGTGCCGACATTGTTCATGGGGACCATTTTAATTGGGTTAGCCATTGCAATCGGCAATGTATTGTTACCCAGTCTGATTAAGCATAACTTTGCCAGGAATATCGGTTTGATGACGGGGACCTATGCTGTTTCCATGAATTTATGTGGCGCAATAGGTTCCGGGATCAGCATTCCCCTTGCTTCTTCATCAGGATTGGGATGGGCTGGTGCCCTTGGATGCTGGGGGACCTTATCACTTATTACAGTTTTTTTATGGATGCCGCAATTAAGACGGCCATTCAAGTCAGGTAAGGATGTACAAACGGTACAAAAGGATAAAAAGATTAACTTATGGCGTTCTGGTTTAGCCTGGCAGATAACATTCTTCATGGGATTGCAATCGTTTATTTTCTATACAGTAATTACCTGGATGCCGGAAATCCTGGAGCAAAAAGGCCTGAACGCTGATGAGGCTGGCTGGATGCTATCCATCATGCAGCTTGCCGTCATTCCCATTACATTCCTTGTGCCAATAATAGCTGGACGCCTGCAAAGTCAGCGTCTGTTAGTGGTCCCGCCTGTCGTCTTCCTTATCGCAGGGATATTCGGCATATTATATGGAAACACCCTGTTCATACCAGTATGCGTGATATTGATCGGAATTGGAGTAGGAACCATATTCAGTTTATCCATGATGTTCTTTAGTCTTCGAACACAAAGCACCCATGAGGCGACGGAATTATCAGGTATGGCTCAATCATTCGGCTACCTCTTAGCTGCCATTGGACCAGTATTATTCGGATTGCTTCATGACATTACACACAGCTGGACAGTTCCCTTATTGATGTTGGCCGCAATATCGGCACTTATTTTCATTGTTGGAATGCGTGCAGGAAATAATGAATATGTGACCACTCAATAA
- a CDS encoding FadR/GntR family transcriptional regulator — protein MTISKTNRLSLVEQVVSQIESLIESGEWKIGNQIPPEMDLIQQFDVSRNTLREAVRSLVYAGLLVTKQGKGTFVKSSSALGAAFERRIQQSSILETLEVRHALEREGAQLAALRRNQEDIERLRFHISACSKAAGAKDIKAYEEADIQLHKSIMASSHNDLLIDLYEHMEHSLHESIHQIVEMSSDVNFHLNIHCNLVDAIIEQDANRAIETVNEYIAQFKKSLE, from the coding sequence TTGACCATATCTAAAACAAATCGCTTATCACTTGTAGAGCAAGTCGTTTCCCAAATCGAATCGTTAATCGAATCAGGTGAATGGAAAATTGGAAATCAAATCCCCCCTGAAATGGATTTGATCCAACAGTTCGATGTAAGCAGAAATACATTAAGAGAAGCTGTACGATCACTTGTTTATGCAGGTCTTTTAGTAACGAAACAAGGGAAAGGAACATTCGTCAAGTCATCAAGTGCCTTGGGGGCTGCATTTGAAAGAAGGATCCAGCAGTCAAGTATATTGGAAACGTTAGAGGTCCGTCATGCCCTTGAAAGAGAGGGAGCTCAGTTAGCGGCATTAAGACGTAATCAAGAAGATATAGAACGATTGCGGTTTCATATATCAGCATGCAGTAAAGCTGCCGGGGCAAAGGATATCAAGGCTTACGAAGAAGCCGATATACAGTTACATAAATCGATTATGGCTTCATCACATAATGATTTATTGATTGATTTGTACGAACATATGGAACACTCCCTGCATGAATCCATCCATCAGATAGTGGAGATGAGTTCTGATGTGAACTTTCATTTGAACATTCATTGCAATCTTGTAGATGCCATCATCGAACAAGATGCGAACCGGGCAATCGAAACAGTGAATGAATACATTGCACAATTCAAAAAATCTTTAGAGTGA
- a CDS encoding amino acid permease — protein MEKTHQDLKKGLLPRHVQFIALAGMIGTGIFKGSSDTLNMAGPSVVIAYIIGGLLLFIVMSALGEMATAFPNLNVQHLINKAFGFQLSFIVGWLYWFNWIIVIIVEIVAAGSFLQFWFPTVPLWLLSILCASVIIGINLFQVKYYGELEFWFAGIKIITLIAFIILGALILLGLFPSSASFSNYTEHGGFFPKGIDGMLSALLVVMFSYGGAELIGVAVTETKDSQRVIPKIIKGTVWRVILFYVLPILIICGVIPWNQVSTEVSPFVQVFSLSGLPGAADIMNFVLLTAVLSAANSGIYATSRTLFTLSQNGEAPKAFLHATKKGIPLNGIFLTTLCILAGVFLSYLTPDLILSYLMAIPGFTVLLLWISICSAQLKLRNQYTGKPGFRVKWYPYTTILAITALSIIFLAFIFNKQNIIGTTVCLVTLAIFILLSFIVKQKK, from the coding sequence ATGGAGAAGACTCATCAAGATTTAAAAAAGGGCCTATTGCCGAGGCATGTCCAGTTCATTGCTTTAGCAGGTATGATAGGAACAGGGATTTTTAAGGGGAGCTCCGATACATTAAATATGGCAGGTCCAAGTGTTGTAATAGCCTATATAATAGGGGGGCTATTATTATTTATTGTAATGTCCGCATTAGGAGAGATGGCAACCGCTTTTCCTAATTTGAACGTACAACATCTCATTAATAAAGCTTTTGGGTTTCAACTATCCTTCATAGTCGGATGGCTCTATTGGTTTAATTGGATTATCGTAATCATTGTAGAAATAGTCGCTGCCGGCAGTTTTCTACAATTTTGGTTTCCTACTGTGCCATTATGGTTGTTAAGCATACTTTGCGCTTCAGTAATTATTGGAATTAATTTGTTTCAAGTAAAATACTATGGAGAACTCGAATTTTGGTTCGCAGGAATTAAAATAATAACCTTAATTGCCTTTATTATTTTAGGAGCTTTGATCCTGCTAGGACTTTTTCCTAGTTCGGCTTCATTTTCTAATTACACGGAACATGGTGGTTTTTTCCCAAAAGGAATTGACGGAATGTTAAGTGCACTTTTAGTGGTAATGTTTTCATATGGGGGCGCAGAATTAATTGGTGTAGCCGTCACGGAAACAAAAGATAGTCAGCGGGTCATACCAAAAATAATTAAAGGAACAGTATGGCGGGTGATCCTATTCTATGTCTTGCCGATACTAATTATTTGTGGGGTAATACCTTGGAACCAAGTAAGTACTGAAGTAAGTCCTTTCGTTCAGGTTTTCAGCTTATCGGGTCTTCCCGGAGCAGCCGATATTATGAATTTCGTTCTTTTAACCGCTGTCTTATCAGCTGCAAATTCAGGTATATACGCTACCTCAAGGACATTGTTCACTCTCTCCCAGAATGGGGAAGCGCCTAAGGCATTTTTACATGCAACCAAAAAGGGTATCCCGCTTAATGGTATATTTTTAACTACATTATGTATATTGGCTGGTGTATTTTTATCCTATTTGACTCCCGACCTGATTCTAAGCTACCTTATGGCGATTCCTGGATTCACGGTTTTATTATTATGGATCAGCATTTGTTCCGCGCAATTGAAGCTGCGTAATCAATACACTGGTAAACCAGGTTTCCGGGTAAAATGGTACCCATATACAACTATATTAGCCATCACTGCTTTAAGCATTATCTTTTTGGCATTTATCTTTAATAAGCAAAACATCATTGGGACCACAGTGTGTCTTGTCACGTTAGCAATATTTATCCTTCTCTCTTTTATTGTCAAACAAAAAAAATAG
- a CDS encoding dihydrofolate reductase family protein: MKKKRNIIFYIGTSIDGYIANDDGTLEWLESTEVEGDSGYNSLLERIDTVVMGKGTYDVIRGFDINYPYSEYENYVFSKSVSGSDEYASFIDEDVKTFIKNIKQKPGKDIWLIGGGNLAREFFKENLIDEFQLSIAPIILGKGISLYMGDDITLKYTLTKVEKLGQLAMLHYIKK, from the coding sequence ATGAAAAAAAAGCGTAACATTATTTTTTACATTGGTACTTCAATTGATGGCTATATTGCAAATGATGATGGTACATTGGAGTGGTTAGAATCAACAGAAGTAGAAGGAGATTCCGGCTACAATTCACTGCTGGAAAGAATTGATACTGTTGTTATGGGAAAAGGAACTTATGATGTCATTCGTGGATTTGATATAAATTATCCTTATAGTGAGTATGAAAATTATGTATTTTCTAAATCTGTTAGTGGATCAGATGAGTATGCTTCATTTATTGATGAAGATGTCAAAACTTTCATTAAAAATATAAAACAAAAGCCTGGTAAAGATATATGGTTAATTGGTGGAGGAAACTTAGCTCGTGAATTTTTTAAAGAAAATTTAATTGATGAATTCCAACTATCCATTGCACCTATTATTTTAGGGAAAGGAATCTCCCTTTATATGGGAGATGATATTACTTTAAAATACACATTGACCAAAGTAGAAAAATTAGGTCAACTTGCTATGCTTCATTATATAAAAAAATAA
- a CDS encoding cytochrome P450 gives MSHADDVFRTSPKVPKGRLISGHTKEFQTDPIGFLTRLAKEYGEVAKFRLGPFQNVYHIMNPDLIKQILVTKQKSFIKSKDFNVLKPLIGEGLLTSEKDFHMRQRRLIQPSFKKTHISQYAKDMVDTTMDFISTWQHDDERIITKDMLNITLGIISKTMFSMEFKDGYEIVGKPLETALRIAVKRMRKIVRMPLWVPTKINREYKKAIQRLDKVIYGIIEKRKNDTVKNEDMLGILMDARDAEDGLGMARHQIRDELMTIFLAGYETTATALSWAPYEISKHQEIQSKLFSEVNSIIGQRTPKPEDFMKLPYTQNIIHETLRVYPPLYILSRDVAEDVVIGGYRFKKGDMILISSYVMQHNPEYFDQPESFIPERFENNFLKSLPAFAYFPFGGGPRVCIGNHFAMMEAVLVLACIAQRYRIKLAPDHHEVPPLPSLTLRPKNGLRMVIKERDAEAFEPGASNF, from the coding sequence TTGAGCCACGCTGATGATGTCTTCCGCACTTCTCCAAAGGTTCCAAAAGGAAGGCTGATTTCCGGACATACAAAGGAGTTTCAAACTGATCCCATTGGCTTTCTGACCAGATTGGCCAAGGAATATGGGGAAGTCGCTAAATTCCGTTTAGGACCATTCCAAAATGTTTATCACATTATGAATCCTGATTTAATAAAACAAATACTCGTAACAAAACAAAAATCCTTCATCAAATCCAAGGACTTCAATGTTTTAAAACCGCTTATCGGTGAAGGTCTACTTACAAGCGAAAAAGACTTTCATATGCGACAGAGAAGGCTTATCCAACCCTCTTTCAAAAAGACTCATATTAGCCAATACGCCAAGGATATGGTTGATACCACAATGGATTTTATATCAACTTGGCAACATGATGATGAACGGATTATAACGAAGGATATGTTGAACATCACTCTCGGGATAATCAGCAAGACCATGTTCAGCATGGAATTCAAGGATGGGTATGAAATTGTTGGGAAACCGCTGGAAACTGCATTAAGAATAGCAGTCAAAAGGATGAGAAAGATTGTCCGTATGCCATTATGGGTACCGACTAAAATCAACCGTGAATATAAAAAGGCGATACAAAGGCTTGATAAAGTGATTTACGGCATTATTGAAAAACGGAAGAACGACACAGTCAAAAATGAAGACATGCTTGGGATCCTGATGGACGCCCGTGATGCCGAAGACGGATTGGGTATGGCAAGACATCAGATTCGTGATGAATTAATGACTATTTTTCTTGCCGGTTATGAAACGACAGCAACTGCTCTTTCCTGGGCACCGTATGAAATTTCGAAACATCAAGAAATTCAATCCAAGCTTTTCAGTGAAGTGAATAGCATAATCGGTCAGCGGACACCCAAGCCTGAAGATTTCATGAAATTACCATACACTCAAAATATCATTCATGAAACACTTCGCGTTTACCCGCCACTGTATATTTTATCCCGTGATGTGGCGGAGGATGTCGTAATAGGAGGGTATCGCTTCAAAAAAGGCGATATGATTCTAATAAGTTCTTATGTGATGCAGCATAATCCAGAGTATTTTGATCAACCTGAATCATTTATTCCAGAGCGATTTGAAAATAACTTTTTGAAAAGCCTGCCCGCGTTCGCTTACTTTCCATTTGGCGGAGGGCCTCGGGTTTGTATCGGCAATCATTTTGCCATGATGGAAGCGGTGCTTGTCCTGGCCTGCATTGCCCAACGATATAGGATAAAACTTGCTCCTGACCATCATGAAGTACCCCCCCTTCCGTCCCTTACACTCAGACCAAAGAATGGACTGCGCATGGTGATAAAAGAAAGGGATGCAGAAGCCTTCGAACCTGGAGCATCCAATTTTTGA
- a CDS encoding bacitracin ABC transporter ATP-binding protein: MHKKTNNPIISDDFLDQVAKEINAQFGGPINEKNDRFLHGDDEERT, encoded by the coding sequence ATGCACAAAAAAACTAATAATCCAATAATATCCGATGATTTTTTAGATCAAGTGGCTAAGGAAATCAATGCACAATTTGGCGGGCCAATTAATGAAAAAAATGATCGTTTCCTGCATGGGGACGATGAAGAAAGAACTTGA
- the galU gene encoding UTP--glucose-1-phosphate uridylyltransferase GalU, whose protein sequence is MIKKAVIPAAGLGTRFLPATKAQPKEMLPIVDKPTIQYIIEEAVQSGITDIIIVTGKNKRAIEDHFDKSIELEMLLQMKGQNDLLKIVENISNMVDIHYVRQKEPLGLGHAVLCAKTFIGDEPFAVLLGDDIVDSQVPALKQLMERYNKVRTSIIGCKEVSPADVSKYGIVNFQERYEDLFLVRNLVEKPKVKDAQSTQAIIGRYILSPAIFEILETVQPDRKGEIQLTEALDLLLEKEPLYSYIIEGNRYDVGDKFGFLQASLDFAMKRPELRDQLITYLRQLFPS, encoded by the coding sequence ATGATAAAGAAAGCGGTGATTCCAGCAGCCGGTTTAGGAACACGATTTTTACCTGCCACGAAAGCCCAACCAAAGGAAATGCTGCCGATTGTCGATAAGCCGACCATTCAATATATTATCGAGGAAGCGGTACAATCGGGGATTACAGATATTATCATCGTTACGGGTAAAAACAAACGTGCCATCGAAGATCATTTCGATAAATCCATTGAACTTGAAATGCTTCTGCAAATGAAAGGTCAAAATGATCTGCTTAAGATCGTGGAGAACATTTCCAACATGGTGGATATCCACTATGTAAGACAAAAAGAACCTTTGGGTCTGGGGCATGCAGTTTTATGTGCCAAAACTTTTATCGGAGACGAACCTTTTGCCGTCCTGTTAGGGGATGATATTGTGGATAGCCAGGTTCCAGCCTTGAAGCAGTTGATGGAACGGTATAACAAGGTTCGTACGAGCATTATCGGATGTAAGGAAGTGTCACCTGCCGATGTCTCCAAGTATGGGATCGTAAATTTCCAAGAACGATATGAAGATTTATTTCTAGTAAGAAACTTGGTGGAAAAGCCAAAAGTGAAGGATGCACAATCAACACAGGCGATTATTGGCCGATATATTTTATCACCTGCGATTTTTGAAATCCTTGAAACCGTACAGCCCGATCGGAAGGGGGAGATCCAGCTTACCGAAGCTTTAGACCTTTTGTTAGAAAAGGAACCATTATATTCTTATATCATCGAAGGAAATCGATATGACGTCGGCGATAAATTCGGCTTCCTCCAGGCTTCATTAGATTTCGCCATGAAACGACCTGAACTTCGTGATCAGCTAATAACATATTTAAGGCAGCTTTTCCCTTCATGA
- a CDS encoding DUF6044 family protein, with product MPIENQERVQILFALLVIVLYLSPLFILGENAHIRVHDNLDSNLAWYKVLSESGELFGPIDAKIPQIMNGLPRNAFGSEFSIIVWLHSLFPTMVAYAISQALTRFIAFFGMYILLKKHLVTGSRSGWIRVGTSLAFALTPFWPSGMLSTLGMPLALWAFLNIRSKDHSWKNYLVLTLLPLYSSIVLGFFFFLVAMGFLWLTDVIRRKGWNITFLLSIVYMTVIFGMVEYRLVSSFIFDSEPNSRDEYFHARLPLEWVIKLTFKNFVLGHTHVMTVHALIILPITVFALYIILTKKLWRQEKVYVFLFCLNFMLSAWYAFWFYKGWLPLTERFHTLDTFNFARFHFLRPMVIYVGFALAIKIIWEHSDYAKKTLSIFIAVQIMVLMGFNEEITHNKKPSFKEFYSESLFREIKDHIDLPQEEYRVASIGLHPAISQFNGFYTLDSYNNFYPLTYKHQFRQIIENELAKNKNIRIYFDEWGGRCYLFTDELGKHYMFKKSSKKELKNLDLNLDAFKGLGGKYIFSAIPINNAKENGLVLDRIFTTKGSVWKIYLYRVM from the coding sequence TTGCCAATTGAAAATCAAGAGAGAGTACAGATCCTTTTTGCCTTACTCGTCATTGTTTTATATCTTTCTCCTTTATTCATCCTTGGGGAAAATGCGCATATTCGCGTACATGATAATTTGGATTCCAATCTTGCCTGGTATAAAGTCCTTTCGGAAAGCGGTGAGTTATTCGGTCCAATAGACGCCAAAATCCCCCAGATAATGAACGGACTGCCCCGAAATGCTTTTGGCAGTGAGTTCAGTATTATCGTGTGGCTGCATTCACTTTTTCCAACAATGGTTGCATATGCAATAAGCCAGGCATTAACAAGGTTTATTGCATTCTTTGGTATGTATATCTTATTAAAGAAACACTTGGTTACAGGAAGCCGATCAGGCTGGATTAGGGTAGGAACATCCTTAGCCTTTGCCCTTACCCCATTTTGGCCTTCGGGAATGCTCAGTACACTTGGGATGCCGCTTGCACTTTGGGCTTTTTTGAATATTCGCAGCAAGGACCATTCTTGGAAGAATTATTTGGTCCTTACACTTTTACCGCTTTATTCAAGCATCGTGCTTGGCTTTTTCTTTTTCCTTGTTGCAATGGGGTTTCTTTGGCTAACTGATGTGATCAGGAGAAAAGGGTGGAATATAACGTTTCTGCTTTCAATCGTGTATATGACCGTCATTTTTGGAATGGTGGAGTATCGTTTGGTTTCTTCATTCATTTTCGATTCGGAGCCAAACAGCAGAGATGAATATTTTCACGCAAGGCTGCCCCTCGAGTGGGTCATTAAGCTTACATTCAAAAATTTCGTGCTTGGCCATACGCATGTCATGACTGTACATGCGCTTATCATCCTGCCGATTACCGTCTTTGCCCTTTATATTATTCTGACCAAAAAACTGTGGAGACAGGAAAAGGTATATGTTTTTTTATTTTGCTTGAATTTTATGCTCTCAGCGTGGTACGCATTTTGGTTTTATAAAGGCTGGCTTCCTTTAACGGAAAGGTTTCACACCCTGGATACCTTTAATTTTGCCAGATTTCACTTTTTAAGGCCGATGGTCATTTACGTGGGGTTTGCCCTCGCGATAAAAATCATTTGGGAACACAGCGATTACGCTAAGAAAACCCTTTCTATTTTCATCGCCGTTCAAATTATGGTTTTAATGGGTTTCAATGAAGAAATCACTCACAATAAAAAACCTTCTTTTAAAGAGTTCTATTCAGAAAGCCTTTTTCGGGAAATAAAAGATCATATTGATCTTCCACAGGAAGAATATCGTGTTGCCAGCATTGGGCTGCATCCCGCAATTTCACAATTTAATGGATTTTACACACTAGATAGCTATAACAATTTCTATCCGCTTACTTACAAACATCAATTTCGTCAAATAATTGAAAACGAATTGGCTAAGAATAAAAACATCAGAATCTACTTTGATGAATGGGGAGGACGTTGTTACCTATTTACCGATGAACTTGGGAAGCATTATATGTTCAAGAAAAGCTCGAAGAAAGAGCTGAAAAATTTAGACCTTAATTTGGATGCGTTTAAAGGATTAGGTGGCAAGTATATATTTTCTGCCATACCAATCAACAACGCGAAGGAAAACGGATTGGTACTAGATAGGATTTTCACGACAAAAGGAAGCGTATGGAAAATTTATTTATACAGAGTCATGTGA
- a CDS encoding glycosyltransferase family 2 protein codes for MNSPILTIVVPCYNEESVLQDTISQLCGLVRGLVEENVVSGQSKILLVDDGSKDQTWKIIYKETINNEFVRGLKLSRNAGHQNALLAGLFTAKEASDCVISIDADLQDDIQVIPEFIRKFNEGCEIVYGVRQKRDLDSFFKRTTATGFYKMMNKMGVNLVYNHADFRLMSKRAIAELERFDETNLFLRGIVPLIGFKTDTVYYDRKERLAGETKYPFKKMVAFALDGITSFSVTPIRLVLWLGCLSFFISLLFGSYFLWLKFYGQTETGWTSLITSIWLIGGLQLIAVGLIGEYIGKIYNESKRRPKYIVDMDLFNPLDLKKREQLDNERNSIEKLSKTH; via the coding sequence GTGAATTCACCGATACTAACGATTGTTGTACCTTGTTATAACGAAGAAAGCGTATTGCAGGATACCATTTCCCAGCTTTGTGGATTGGTGAGGGGCTTAGTCGAAGAAAACGTTGTTTCTGGTCAAAGTAAAATTCTATTGGTTGATGATGGAAGTAAAGATCAAACATGGAAGATCATTTATAAGGAAACGATTAATAATGAATTTGTTCGTGGGCTAAAGCTTTCCCGGAATGCAGGACATCAGAATGCACTCTTGGCAGGATTGTTTACAGCCAAGGAAGCCTCAGATTGTGTGATTTCCATTGATGCAGATTTGCAGGATGATATTCAAGTCATCCCAGAATTCATTCGGAAATTCAATGAAGGGTGTGAAATCGTATACGGTGTCCGCCAGAAAAGGGACCTTGATTCATTTTTCAAACGAACAACTGCAACTGGTTTTTATAAAATGATGAACAAGATGGGGGTTAACCTTGTCTATAATCATGCCGATTTCCGGCTAATGAGTAAAAGGGCGATCGCGGAGTTGGAACGATTTGATGAAACGAATCTTTTTTTACGGGGGATCGTACCGCTCATTGGGTTTAAGACGGACACTGTTTATTATGACCGAAAAGAAAGATTGGCTGGGGAAACGAAATATCCATTCAAGAAGATGGTTGCTTTTGCGCTTGATGGCATTACTTCCTTTTCAGTTACACCGATTCGGCTTGTATTATGGCTAGGATGTCTTTCCTTTTTCATTAGCTTACTGTTTGGGTCTTACTTTTTATGGTTAAAATTTTATGGGCAGACCGAAACTGGCTGGACCTCATTGATCACCTCCATATGGTTGATCGGTGGACTGCAGTTGATTGCTGTCGGCTTGATCGGGGAATATATCGGTAAAATCTACAATGAATCCAAACGCCGACCTAAATATATAGTTGATATGGATCTATTTAATCCGCTCGATTTAAAAAAACGGGAGCAACTAGACAATGAACGGAACAGTATTGAAAAACTATCTAAAACACACTAA
- a CDS encoding GtrA family protein, with translation MNGTVLKNYLKHTNSFIRFLLVGIVNTAVGLSIMLFLMNVLEFSYWVSTFIGNGTGAVTSFLLNRTFTFKSDIEWRRGVARFFCVILICYSAAYSLGQAIAESMEGSVHLPIQQNVAVLIGAIFYTVLNYIGQKYFVFKKSNLRPIQEGRN, from the coding sequence ATGAACGGAACAGTATTGAAAAACTATCTAAAACACACTAACTCCTTTATCCGCTTTTTATTGGTTGGGATAGTCAATACAGCGGTTGGACTTTCCATCATGCTTTTTCTCATGAATGTTCTTGAATTCTCTTACTGGGTCTCCACCTTTATCGGTAATGGTACGGGAGCTGTAACGAGTTTTCTTTTGAACAGGACTTTTACCTTTAAAAGCGATATAGAATGGCGGAGAGGAGTTGCACGTTTCTTTTGCGTCATCCTGATTTGTTATTCCGCCGCTTATTCTTTAGGCCAAGCTATTGCAGAATCAATGGAAGGATCCGTTCATTTACCGATACAACAAAATGTGGCTGTGCTGATAGGAGCAATTTTTTACACAGTCCTTAACTATATTGGCCAGAAATACTTTGTCTTTAAAAAAAGCAATTTGAGACCAATTCAAGAAGGAAGGAACTAA